From a single Oceanobacillus kimchii X50 genomic region:
- the ffh gene encoding signal recognition particle protein has product MAFEGLADRLQSTIKKITGKGKVSEQDVKEMTREVRLALLEADVNFKVVKQLIARIKERAIGQEVMESLTPGQQVIKVVKDELTQLMGGEQSKIAVADRSPTVIMMVGLQGAGKTTTTGKLANHLRKKHNRNPLLVACDVYRPAAIKQLETLGTQLDMPVFSMGTEVNPVDIAHKAIEQAKEDHRDYVIIDTAGRLHVDENLMDELQSIKNDVKPDEIFLVVDSMTGQDAVNVAESFNEQLDITGVVLTKLDGDTRGGAALSIKSVTDKPIKFAGMGEKLDQLEAFHPERMASRILGMGDVLSLIEKAQTNVDEKQAKELEEKMRTMSFTFDDFLEQMGQVKQMGPLDELMDMIPGAGKMKGLKNAQFDEKQLGQVEAIIQSMTKKERQEPSIINGSRRKRIAKGSGTSVAQVNRLLKQFNEMKKMMKQMTNMQKGKKGKGGFNFPFM; this is encoded by the coding sequence AAGAAGATAACAGGTAAAGGGAAAGTATCTGAGCAAGATGTAAAAGAAATGACAAGAGAAGTTCGTCTAGCTTTATTGGAAGCAGATGTAAACTTTAAGGTAGTTAAACAACTTATAGCACGAATTAAAGAGCGTGCAATTGGACAAGAGGTAATGGAAAGTTTAACTCCTGGCCAACAAGTTATAAAAGTAGTAAAAGATGAACTAACCCAATTAATGGGTGGCGAGCAAAGTAAAATTGCTGTTGCTGATCGTTCTCCTACAGTTATCATGATGGTTGGTTTGCAAGGTGCAGGTAAAACAACAACAACTGGAAAGCTTGCAAATCACCTACGTAAAAAACACAATCGTAATCCACTTCTAGTCGCGTGTGATGTTTACCGACCTGCTGCAATTAAGCAATTAGAAACATTAGGTACTCAGCTAGATATGCCTGTGTTCTCAATGGGAACGGAAGTGAATCCTGTTGATATTGCACATAAAGCGATTGAGCAAGCAAAGGAAGACCATCGTGACTATGTGATTATTGATACAGCTGGACGATTGCATGTAGATGAAAATTTAATGGATGAGTTACAGTCGATTAAAAATGATGTGAAACCTGATGAAATATTTCTTGTTGTCGACTCGATGACAGGTCAAGATGCAGTAAATGTAGCTGAAAGTTTTAATGAACAACTTGATATTACTGGAGTAGTGTTAACAAAACTTGATGGCGATACTCGTGGAGGGGCTGCGCTATCTATTAAGTCGGTTACGGATAAACCAATTAAATTTGCCGGTATGGGAGAGAAACTAGATCAATTAGAAGCTTTCCACCCTGAACGAATGGCTTCCCGTATTTTAGGTATGGGAGACGTATTATCGTTAATTGAAAAAGCACAAACAAATGTGGATGAGAAGCAAGCAAAAGAACTTGAAGAAAAAATGCGTACCATGTCCTTTACATTTGATGATTTCCTAGAACAGATGGGACAAGTAAAGCAAATGGGTCCACTGGATGAATTGATGGACATGATTCCTGGAGCAGGAAAAATGAAAGGATTAAAGAATGCACAATTTGATGAAAAACAACTTGGGCAGGTAGAAGCAATTATTCAATCGATGACAAAAAAAGAACGTCAAGAACCAAGTATTATTAACGGGAGTCGCCGTAAGCGTATCGCAAAAGGTTCAGGTACATCCGTTGCACAAGTGAATCGTTTACTCAAGCAATTCAATGAGATGAAAAAAATGATGAAACAAATGACCAATATGCAAAAAGGGAAAAAAGGAAAAGGCGGATTTAATTTTCCTTTCATGTAA
- the rpsP gene encoding 30S ribosomal protein S16: MAVKIRLKRMGSKRNPFYRIVVADSRSPRDGRSIEQIGTYNPVVNPVEVKIDEEKALDWMSKGAKPSDTVRNLFSNEGIMKKFHEQKNSK; this comes from the coding sequence ATGGCAGTAAAAATTCGTTTAAAACGTATGGGATCTAAAAGAAACCCATTTTATCGTATTGTAGTAGCTGATTCACGTTCTCCACGTGATGGTCGTTCCATTGAGCAAATTGGTACGTATAATCCGGTTGTGAATCCAGTAGAAGTTAAAATAGATGAAGAAAAAGCTCTTGATTGGATGTCAAAAGGCGCTAAACCAAGTGATACTGTTCGTAATCTATTCTCAAATGAAGGCATCATGAAAAAATTCCACGAACAAAAAAATTCAAAATAA
- a CDS encoding KH domain-containing protein has protein sequence MKALIESIVASLVDYPEEIVINKTEEESKVVYHLTVHPDDVGKVIGKNGRIAKAIRTVVYAAKTEGNKRIYLDIM, from the coding sequence ATGAAAGCCCTAATAGAATCGATTGTTGCCTCGTTAGTTGATTATCCGGAAGAAATTGTTATTAATAAGACGGAGGAAGAATCCAAAGTCGTGTATCATTTAACAGTGCACCCGGATGATGTAGGAAAAGTAATTGGTAAGAACGGTCGAATTGCTAAAGCGATTCGAACAGTTGTTTATGCTGCAAAAACGGAAGGTAATAAACGTATTTATTTGGATATTATGTAA
- a CDS encoding YlqD family protein has protein sequence MKIVKKITVKQVVTETSKQRIYQGFYNHKLRLEQECQQLKFEKRKLQHKASVNPQEIEDRFEQEINNRKEKIKLLDFKIEQLNEIQIGSEIIEDEVEALVEVEVGTNWSKLMKEQAIIIKDDKVIRIDE, from the coding sequence GTGAAAATAGTAAAGAAAATTACAGTAAAACAAGTCGTTACCGAAACAAGTAAACAACGTATATACCAAGGCTTTTATAATCATAAATTGCGTCTTGAACAAGAGTGTCAACAGTTAAAGTTTGAAAAGCGCAAGTTACAGCATAAAGCTTCTGTAAATCCTCAAGAGATAGAAGATCGATTTGAACAAGAAATTAACAATCGAAAAGAAAAGATAAAACTTCTTGATTTTAAAATCGAACAACTTAATGAAATCCAAATTGGAAGTGAAATTATTGAAGATGAGGTTGAAGCTCTTGTTGAGGTCGAAGTTGGTACAAATTGGAGTAAACTAATGAAGGAACAAGCAATTATTATTAAAGATGATAAGGTTATACGTATTGATGAATAA
- the rimM gene encoding ribosome maturation factor RimM (Essential for efficient processing of 16S rRNA), whose amino-acid sequence MSEGKFNIGKIVNTHGIRGEVKVVRITDFEDRFSSGNTVYLQDNQGEYKPLVIATHRVHKGFDLLQFKGYKNINEVEAFKGLMLSIDEDQLTDLEEGAYYYHEIVGCKVFTTDGEELGKVKEILSPGANDVWVVQRINAKDLLIPYIEQVVKEVDNENKIIKIQLMEGMLD is encoded by the coding sequence ATGAGTGAAGGTAAGTTTAACATAGGAAAAATTGTAAATACTCATGGTATACGTGGTGAAGTGAAAGTTGTTCGAATTACAGATTTTGAAGACAGATTCTCCTCAGGTAATACAGTGTATTTACAAGATAATCAGGGGGAATATAAGCCATTAGTAATTGCTACACATCGAGTCCATAAAGGGTTTGATCTTTTACAGTTTAAAGGCTATAAAAATATTAATGAAGTTGAAGCTTTTAAGGGATTGATGTTATCCATTGATGAAGATCAATTAACTGATTTGGAAGAAGGAGCGTACTATTATCATGAAATAGTAGGCTGTAAAGTATTTACAACTGATGGAGAGGAATTAGGAAAAGTAAAAGAAATACTCTCCCCTGGAGCAAATGATGTATGGGTTGTACAACGTATAAATGCGAAAGATTTGTTAATCCCATATATTGAGCAGGTTGTGAAAGAAGTAGATAATGAAAACAAAATAATCAAGATTCAATTAATGGAAGGAATGCTTGATTAA
- the trmD gene encoding tRNA (guanosine(37)-N1)-methyltransferase TrmD — protein sequence MHIDILTLFPEMFHGVFQSSILNKAVERQQFTYELVNFREYSKNKHQKVDDYPYGGGAGMVLTPQPIFDAVEAVKSKRNSNPRVILMCPQGETLTQQKSEELAKEDHLIFICGHYEGYDERIREHIVTDEISIGDYVLTGGELGAMVVVDSVVRLLPDVLGNQQSAPQDSFSTGLLEHPHYTRPADFRGYKVPDVLLSGNHANISSWRRKQSLLRTWNRRKDLLDNMELTDEDKKTLKNDKSDEIL from the coding sequence ATGCATATTGATATATTGACATTATTTCCAGAAATGTTCCATGGCGTATTTCAGTCCTCCATTTTGAATAAAGCAGTAGAACGACAACAATTTACTTACGAACTTGTGAATTTTAGAGAGTATAGCAAGAATAAACATCAAAAAGTGGATGATTACCCCTATGGTGGCGGAGCAGGAATGGTACTGACTCCTCAGCCAATTTTTGATGCGGTTGAGGCAGTAAAAAGTAAGCGAAATTCAAATCCTAGGGTTATTTTAATGTGTCCACAGGGTGAAACATTAACACAACAAAAATCCGAAGAACTAGCAAAAGAAGATCATTTAATTTTTATTTGTGGACATTATGAAGGTTATGATGAGCGGATTAGAGAGCACATCGTTACCGATGAAATATCAATTGGTGATTATGTTCTAACTGGAGGAGAATTAGGGGCGATGGTAGTAGTAGATAGTGTGGTTCGACTATTACCTGATGTACTTGGAAACCAACAATCTGCCCCACAGGATTCGTTTTCTACAGGCCTTTTGGAACATCCTCATTATACAAGACCAGCCGATTTCAGAGGGTATAAAGTACCGGATGTATTACTTTCCGGGAATCATGCTAATATTTCCTCCTGGAGAAGAAAACAATCGCTTCTTCGAACATGGAATCGTCGTAAGGATTTATTGGATAACATGGAATTGACTGATGAAGACAAAAAAACGTTAAAGAATGATAAATCCGATGAAATTTTGTAA
- the rplS gene encoding 50S ribosomal protein L19, which translates to MQQLIADITKDQLRTDHPDFRPGDTLKVHVKVVEGNRERIQVFEGVVIKRQNGGISETFTVRKISYGVGVERTLPLHSPRIDKIEVSRRGIVRRAKLYYLRNLRGKAARIKERR; encoded by the coding sequence ATGCAACAATTAATCGCTGACATTACAAAAGATCAATTACGTACGGATCATCCTGATTTTCGACCTGGTGATACTTTAAAAGTACACGTAAAGGTTGTTGAGGGTAACCGTGAGCGTATTCAGGTGTTTGAAGGTGTTGTAATTAAACGCCAAAACGGTGGAATTAGCGAAACATTTACAGTAAGAAAGATTTCTTACGGTGTAGGTGTGGAACGTACATTGCCATTACATTCACCAAGAATTGATAAAATTGAAGTTTCTCGTCGCGGTATCGTACGTCGTGCGAAACTTTACTATCTACGTAATCTACGTGGAAAAGCAGCTCGTATTAAAGAACGTCGATAA